The Bacteroidia bacterium DNA window CCTGAAAGCTGTGATGGCCGTTTGTCAAGCTTATCCGCCAGGCCCACTTCGTTCAGCAGTGCATCAACCCGCTGTTGCCGTTCTTTTTTTGACCGTCCCTGCAGCAGCATAATGAACTCCGTATTCTCCCGTGCCGTCAGCACCGGTATGAGGTTATAACTTTGAAAAACGAACCCGATGTGTTTCATACGGAAATCAATAAGCTGGTTCTCTGAGAGCTGCGAAAGATCCGTATCGCTAATGCGGATGCTGCCGGCAGTAGGCCTGTCCAGCCCACCGATCATATTGAGAAGAGTGGTTTTTCCCGAACCCGAAGGGCCTTTTACCGCGACAAATTCCCCTTCTTCTATTTTCAAGTCAATACCATTAACCGCATGGACGGGCACGGCACCTTGATATGTTTTTCGGAGATTCACTGTTTCTACTACTGTCATTGCATTATATTTTTCTTATTGCTTCGGAAGGATTGAGTTTCAAAGCTTTGATGGCTGGATAAATGGCCGCGAGCACCGCCATGATCACCACCATTGCTGATACGATGAGATAAGTCCTGGCTTCGAGTTGCGGATGAATCTGGGCGGCAAATCCGAAGTCGCTGAGATTTTCGCTGTAGGAACCGAGGCTGAATCCATGTTTTCCCGTATACCAGATGGTGGCCCAGCCCAGGAGAAATCCTATCGGCCCGCCCGTAAAGGCCAGGAACAGGGTTTCCAGCAGGATCATTTTGAAAACGCGCTGTTTGTTCATGCCTATTGCCATGAGCATTCCGAGTTCCCGTACCCGCTCCAGCACCGCCATGAGCATGGTATTCAGAATGCTGAAAAGCAGCGCCAACAGAATAATTCCCATAAAGACATAGGTATAAATATCCATTGAATCAATCATCAACCGCATGATGGGCTGGAGATCGAGCCAGGAAAGCACTTCAAAGTCAGGGTAAAGTTGCTGGTAGCGGGCCGCTTCCGGTTCCGCATGTTCATTCTGGTACAGGAGCACGGCAATTTCCTGTACGCCACTTTCCGTACCCAGCAGTTCCTGCAATCTCTCGCGCATCACGAAGACGTGCATTTCATCGAACATTCCATTGCCTGTCTTATAAATGCCGCTTACCTTAAAGGCTCCTGCTGCAAAATTCTGATCCAGGTTTTGCATGGTAAGCACCACCTTTGATCCGAGCCTGAGCTTGTATTTGTCTGCCAGCTTTTCGCTCACCAGGATGGAATTGGTGTATTCGCCAGGCAAGTAGTTTCCTTCCCTGATATGCCGGTCGAGCCGCGTAGCCTGCGATTCGCTGTCCGGATCAATGCCCACCACTTTTGCCCCTCCTGTATGAGAGGGCGATGCCATCATAGCCATAGAGATGGCGCGGGCTGTCACCGCCTTTACTTTTTCATTTTGCTGCAAATGCCTTACGATGCTGTCGCTGCGTGGAATGTAAAACTGCGGTTGCACGTTATCCCGGAAGTCAGGGTGATGGAACTGAAAATGCGAAAGTTCGTTGCCAATGATCATTTCGATGCGCTGATTGGTGAGGCCGTACATAAATGCCAGCACCATAAGCCCTGCCCATAGACCGAGGGCCACGGCTATGATTCCAACCAGGCTGCGCAATTTCTGGCGCCACACATTTCTCCATGCAATTTTTATCAGCATCATTTTCTCATTGCTTCAATAGCGTTCAGACGCAGTAATCTCAAAAAAGGATAAATTGAAATAACGAAGGCAATAATGGCTACCACCACTGCCTGCTGGATGAAAAGGCCGGGCGTTACGGCAGTTTGCAGCACCGGCTCTAATCCGTAGTCTGAGTACATTTTTGCCATTTCTTCTCCAAAAGAAACCGGGTTCATATTAAAATATAGGGCAATTGGGAAGACGGCCAACATCCCTGCAATGGCTCCGATAATGACCATGACCAGGATTTCAATAAATACCATCAGCGCCAGTTGAATTCTTTTCATTCCTATGGCCACCAGCATTCCGAATTCGTGCTCGCGCTCGGCCATCATCATAAGTACGGTTCCAAAAATTCCAAAGGAGATGACTACATAAAGAATGAACATAAAGACATATTGCTCCTGCTCCTCTGATTGGACCATTCGCACCATATCCGGCACAAGTTCCTTCCAGGGCATTACCTCATATTTTGCGGTATCCAGACTGGCGCGCAACTCCTCTGCGATTTGTTCTGCTTCATCGGGGTCATCAATAAAAATAACGGCAGCCGTGATTTGCGGCCCTGTAGCAAAGAAATACTGCGCCTCCTCCATAGGAAGGAAAACCACCTGCCTGCTCATTTCAGGAGACCCGATCTTTACAATTCCTTTTATGGGATACAGGCCGCTGGAGGTCATTCCCCGGTAACCCTGCCCGAAAAGCACCAAGGTATCGCCAGCCTTCAGTTTCAGGAATTCGGCAAGCCCCGCGCCTACCAGAACCGCCTTGTCTCCCGGTTCCAGATACTCTCCTTCAATTACTCTTTCGCTGAGGCCGGTGTTCTGCTCTTCGTTCTCAGGGTCAGTTCCGGTTACCATTGCAGCACGGGTAAGCTCACCAGACGATGCCAGTGAAAATCCTTCTATCCGGCTTGTGTAGCCAGTGATTCCTTCGTGTTCATTCAGGAGTTGGCGCAGGGAGTCGGTAAATTCAAAACTGAGATCAAGTGACGGTTCATCCCAATAACCTTTACTGTGGATCTGGATATAACCGGTGAATTTGCCAACGGTATTTTCGACCATAAGATCGAGGACACCTTCTTTAAAGCTTGCAAGCATGGAAGAGAGCATCACGGCCAGAAACACAGATGCCATGGTGATGAAGGTGCGCTGCTTGCTGCGCCAGAGGTTTCGCCAGGCCAGTTTCAGGAGCATGGGATCGAAGTATTTAGACACAAAGGCGCTAAGACACAAAGGGGCACAAATAAATGATTAGTTAAGCCTCGAAGCTTTCTATCATCCTGAGCGATAGCGAAGGAACTGGGCAAGTTGCGGTATATTCTAAGCGAGTTGGCTTCCACTCTAGTAATAGAATCTTTGCTCGTACCGTCATCCTCGTTCATTTCAGCCATATGCCCTATGGGACTGAGGGGTGTTGCGGAGTGATTTGTTTGGATTTTACACGTGAATGCCAGGGATAAGGCAAAAAAAGTTGCAAAATAGATGTAGCGCTTGCGGTTCATTTTATCCCTGTTTTGTTCCTCCAGCCACGCTCAATATTTCAATTGAATTGGCATCGGGATTTTGCCAGCATAATTTCTTTAAAGGGAAATTCTCATAGGTCTCAGCGAATTTCTTCTGGCCTGAAGATAAACTGGTTTCTCCATCCCATTTCACCTCCCAAGCCATCCCTTTTTCGCGATTATTTTCAATTACAAAATCCACTTCGTATTGGTCGGCCGTTCGCCAGTGATGCAACTGATCTGTACTGTAGCTGTCCCACAGCAGGCGAAAGACATAGTTCTCTAGCACCTCTCCCTTGTCCTGACGCAGGGACGGCCTCCTAAAGTCGTTGATCAGGAAATTCCTTAGCCCGCTGTCAATAAAATAGGCTTTGGGCATTTTGGTGAGTTCCTTCCTGAAGTTTCGAAAAAACGGTGAGATAGTCTCGATGATGAACGATTTACGGGCGACATACATCATCTCCTCCGCTTTTTTATTGTTGATCTTCAGGGATTTGGAGATGGAATTCAGGTTCGTCTGCTTTCCCGTTTCGCCTGCCAGCAATCTGAGGAACTGGGCAAATTTCAGATCATCCGTTAAGCCTGAGTCCAGCAGGTCTTTCTTGATGATGCTAGTTCCTATGCCCTGCAATACCATCTGCTTTTCCTTTTCATCCGTGGCCAGCACCACCTCTGGATAGCCGCCATAGGTCAAGTATTGCTCCAGCAGGTTTTTCAGCTTCGGTTCTTGCAACGAACGGTATTGCGGGTTCTGGGCCAGTTTGTCCAGTTCATCCATCAGGGCATCATTTCCGGAAAAGTGCAGGAATTCCGTAAAGTTGAGCGTGCCGGACTGCACCAGCCTTTTGCGGCCCATCATTGAATCGCCAAACTTCCGGTCTATGTAAAAAGAACTGCTGCCTGTAGCAATGATCTTCAGGCGGTCGTGATATTCATCGTAGAGGAACTTGAGCAGGTTGGAGGGATCAGCCGCATATTGTACCTCGTCCACCAGCAGGAAAAGCTTTTCGCCTTCCGGCAGCCGGAAGAAATCGGTGTAGTTCAGCAGGTGTTCAGGATGCTTGTTCACCTCCTGCAGCACCAGCGGGTTTTCCAGGTTGATGTACGCCACAGCTTTCCCTTCGGCCTTCAGATACTGGTTCAGTTGCGTCAGGGCAGTCGTCTTGCCCGTTTGCCGAGGCCCAACCAGAATGATGAAATGCTTGGTTTCGAGCCCCTCCTTCAACTTTCTTACATACCATCTCTCCATGGCAAGCAGGATATTTTATTCGGATTAGAGCAAAAATATCGGATATTTTTCACCTTTTCACATAACATTATCGGATAATCACCAAAGACTTAGTGCATCGTAGTGTCCTTTTGCCTTTGTGTCAATAAATCACTTCACCCTTTTCATATTCTGAACAGTAAAAAACTCGTCCTCAATGGGCCGGTCAAACTCTGCTGATTTCATGATCATCACTGTTTTTTGTCCGGGTTTATCAGCAGGAATCAACTCGGTTCTGGTGGGGATAAGCCGGCCATCCATTTCCTTCAGGTCGCTCATCAGCATGGTATTTACCAACTCACCATCTTCATCATACATTTCGCTTTTAAGCTGGATATAGTCCGTTTTATCAATGTATACGATCACTTTTCCCCAAACCACCGCGGCTTTGGGTTTGGGCGTCATTTCAATTTTCCAGGTATCGCGGCCCGCTATGATCTGACTGCCGATAATCTTATGGGTATAATCATTTACCACG harbors:
- a CDS encoding ABC transporter ATP-binding protein; its protein translation is MTVVETVNLRKTYQGAVPVHAVNGIDLKIEEGEFVAVKGPSGSGKTTLLNMIGGLDRPTAGSIRISDTDLSQLSENQLIDFRMKHIGFVFQSYNLIPVLTARENTEFIMLLQGRSKKERQQRVDALLNEVGLADKLDKRPSQLSGGQQQRVAVARALASKPAFILADEPTANLDSASTANLLDLMAQLNHEEGTTFIFSTHDQRVIDRARRVITIEDGKVVSDEAGNS
- a CDS encoding FtsX-like permease family protein, which gives rise to MMLIKIAWRNVWRQKLRSLVGIIAVALGLWAGLMVLAFMYGLTNQRIEMIIGNELSHFQFHHPDFRDNVQPQFYIPRSDSIVRHLQQNEKVKAVTARAISMAMMASPSHTGGAKVVGIDPDSESQATRLDRHIREGNYLPGEYTNSILVSEKLADKYKLRLGSKVVLTMQNLDQNFAAGAFKVSGIYKTGNGMFDEMHVFVMRERLQELLGTESGVQEIAVLLYQNEHAEPEAARYQQLYPDFEVLSWLDLQPIMRLMIDSMDIYTYVFMGIILLALLFSILNTMLMAVLERVRELGMLMAIGMNKQRVFKMILLETLFLAFTGGPIGFLLGWATIWYTGKHGFSLGSYSENLSDFGFAAQIHPQLEARTYLIVSAMVVIMAVLAAIYPAIKALKLNPSEAIRKI
- a CDS encoding FtsX-like permease family protein, encoding MLLKLAWRNLWRSKQRTFITMASVFLAVMLSSMLASFKEGVLDLMVENTVGKFTGYIQIHSKGYWDEPSLDLSFEFTDSLRQLLNEHEGITGYTSRIEGFSLASSGELTRAAMVTGTDPENEEQNTGLSERVIEGEYLEPGDKAVLVGAGLAEFLKLKAGDTLVLFGQGYRGMTSSGLYPIKGIVKIGSPEMSRQVVFLPMEEAQYFFATGPQITAAVIFIDDPDEAEQIAEELRASLDTAKYEVMPWKELVPDMVRMVQSEEQEQYVFMFILYVVISFGIFGTVLMMMAEREHEFGMLVAIGMKRIQLALMVFIEILVMVIIGAIAGMLAVFPIALYFNMNPVSFGEEMAKMYSDYGLEPVLQTAVTPGLFIQQAVVVAIIAFVISIYPFLRLLRLNAIEAMRK
- a CDS encoding ATP-binding protein, whose protein sequence is MERWYVRKLKEGLETKHFIILVGPRQTGKTTALTQLNQYLKAEGKAVAYINLENPLVLQEVNKHPEHLLNYTDFFRLPEGEKLFLLVDEVQYAADPSNLLKFLYDEYHDRLKIIATGSSSFYIDRKFGDSMMGRKRLVQSGTLNFTEFLHFSGNDALMDELDKLAQNPQYRSLQEPKLKNLLEQYLTYGGYPEVVLATDEKEKQMVLQGIGTSIIKKDLLDSGLTDDLKFAQFLRLLAGETGKQTNLNSISKSLKINNKKAEEMMYVARKSFIIETISPFFRNFRKELTKMPKAYFIDSGLRNFLINDFRRPSLRQDKGEVLENYVFRLLWDSYSTDQLHHWRTADQYEVDFVIENNREKGMAWEVKWDGETSLSSGQKKFAETYENFPLKKLCWQNPDANSIEILSVAGGTKQG